One Edaphobacter lichenicola DNA window includes the following coding sequences:
- a CDS encoding xanthine dehydrogenase family protein molybdopterin-binding subunit, producing the protein MDQVTESKVIGVATPRIDGPLKVSGSAMYASDHNFPGLLYAWPVCATISNGRIAHMDTTGAEKMPGVVAVYHRENIGKLYRVPPSTGFSLILDEKRPPLEDDTIRYYGQYVAVVVAQTVEQARAAAESVKVTYNKEKPDTGEKLLGTPLTTDKPDEKSKRGDTAAALKAAKVKVDAVYKIPVETHNPIELHASVAVFDGKKYTLYETSQAVVNHRDVMAQMLGVPTEQVQVITRFLGSGFGGKLWPWPHGLLAAACARNLGRPVKLVVSRQMMFESVGHRPAIDQRIQLAADADGKLTAVQQDYVNHTSMLDDYDEGCGEITPFLYSTPNLLVTGGLVRRNVGNPTAMRGPGAVPGLFALESAMDELAIALKMDPVQLRLKNEPALDESLNIPFSSRHMKECLTVGAEKFGWARRTPESGSMKRDGLTLGWGMAACSWLAARIETEATVELLQDGSARVACGTQDIGGGTYTVMAQVVSHETGIPVNRIDVVLGDSSLPPGPISGGSWVTASMTPAVLAASQNAGKALLLAAIKSDGSPFKGKKQEELELIDGTVRLKGQQQGAVPMAEILRIAKVNSVSGTGKSDSTFGAAKPKVSFHSYGAQFAEVTWQPEIARLRVSRVVTVIDAGRILNPRPARNQIEGAVVMGVGMALFEETMYDARSGAPINNNLADYVVAVNADTPEIDVTFLDYPDYQLNALGARGVGEIGLAGIASAITNAVYHATGIRVRDLPVRIEDLLVPASKTTHLA; encoded by the coding sequence ATGGATCAGGTAACCGAGTCGAAGGTGATTGGCGTCGCAACGCCGCGGATCGATGGCCCGCTCAAGGTGAGCGGCTCGGCAATGTACGCCTCAGATCATAATTTTCCGGGCCTGCTCTACGCATGGCCGGTCTGCGCAACGATCTCGAACGGAAGGATCGCACACATGGACACGACCGGAGCGGAGAAGATGCCCGGCGTTGTCGCTGTCTACCATCGGGAGAACATCGGGAAGCTCTACCGCGTGCCCCCGTCAACCGGCTTCTCGCTCATCCTGGATGAGAAGCGCCCTCCGCTTGAGGACGATACGATTCGTTACTACGGCCAGTATGTCGCTGTAGTCGTAGCGCAGACCGTCGAACAGGCGCGGGCCGCGGCGGAGAGTGTGAAGGTGACCTACAACAAAGAGAAGCCGGACACCGGCGAGAAGCTGCTCGGAACGCCGCTCACGACCGACAAGCCTGACGAAAAGAGCAAGCGTGGAGATACAGCTGCGGCATTGAAAGCGGCGAAAGTAAAGGTTGATGCGGTCTACAAGATTCCCGTCGAGACCCACAACCCCATCGAGTTGCACGCCTCCGTTGCGGTCTTTGACGGTAAGAAATATACGTTGTACGAGACCTCACAGGCGGTGGTGAACCATCGCGATGTGATGGCGCAGATGCTGGGCGTTCCTACAGAGCAGGTGCAGGTGATTACCCGGTTCCTGGGATCGGGTTTCGGGGGCAAGCTGTGGCCGTGGCCCCATGGATTGCTGGCCGCCGCGTGTGCACGCAACCTCGGGCGTCCAGTCAAGCTGGTGGTAAGCCGCCAGATGATGTTCGAGAGCGTCGGCCACAGGCCCGCGATAGACCAGAGAATCCAGCTCGCAGCCGACGCCGATGGCAAGCTGACCGCGGTGCAACAGGATTACGTCAACCACACGTCAATGCTCGATGACTACGACGAAGGTTGCGGAGAGATCACGCCATTCCTCTACAGCACCCCGAACTTGCTTGTCACCGGAGGCCTGGTTCGCCGTAACGTCGGCAACCCAACGGCGATGCGCGGACCAGGCGCAGTGCCGGGATTGTTCGCGTTGGAGTCGGCGATGGATGAGCTGGCGATCGCGCTGAAGATGGATCCCGTGCAACTGCGCTTGAAGAACGAGCCGGCGCTGGACGAGAGCCTGAATATTCCATTTTCTTCCCGCCACATGAAGGAGTGTCTGACGGTTGGGGCCGAGAAGTTCGGCTGGGCGCGGCGTACTCCCGAGAGCGGCTCGATGAAGCGTGACGGTCTGACGCTGGGCTGGGGTATGGCCGCGTGCTCGTGGCTGGCGGCGCGAATCGAGACGGAGGCGACAGTCGAACTTCTCCAGGACGGCTCAGCGCGTGTCGCCTGTGGCACGCAGGACATCGGCGGAGGAACCTATACCGTCATGGCTCAGGTCGTCAGCCACGAGACCGGCATTCCGGTTAACCGGATTGATGTTGTACTCGGCGACTCCTCGCTTCCACCGGGGCCAATCTCGGGCGGCTCGTGGGTCACGGCGTCCATGACACCGGCAGTCCTTGCGGCGTCGCAGAACGCGGGCAAAGCGCTCTTGCTCGCAGCGATCAAGTCTGACGGATCGCCCTTCAAAGGCAAGAAGCAGGAGGAACTCGAACTCATCGATGGAACGGTTCGCCTGAAGGGACAACAACAAGGCGCAGTGCCGATGGCGGAGATTCTGAGGATCGCCAAAGTCAACTCAGTCTCTGGCACAGGCAAGTCTGACAGTACCTTTGGAGCCGCAAAGCCCAAGGTCTCCTTCCACTCCTACGGTGCGCAGTTTGCCGAAGTGACCTGGCAACCAGAAATCGCGCGCCTTCGCGTCAGCCGTGTCGTTACGGTCATCGACGCCGGCCGCATCTTGAATCCGCGGCCCGCCCGCAATCAGATCGAAGGCGCAGTGGTGATGGGTGTTGGCATGGCGTTGTTCGAAGAGACGATGTACGACGCCCGCTCGGGTGCTCCGATCAACAACAACCTCGCCGACTATGTCGTTGCCGTGAACGCGGACACGCCGGAGATCGATGTCACCTTCCTCGACTATCCGGACTATCAGCTCAACGCCCTCGGCGCTCGAGGTGTCGGAGAGATCGGGCTGGCCGGGATCGCCTCTGCGATTACCAATGCGGTGTATCACGCGACAGGTATTCGCGTGCGTGATCTCCCGGTGCGTATCGAGGACTTACTCGTTCCGGCGAGCAAAACCACGCATCTCGCCTGA
- a CDS encoding FAD binding domain-containing protein, producing the protein MELFELVTAQTIPDAVKAQAKSSTAQNGAEVRFIAGGTNLIDYMKLNVERPNRLVDINGLPLDRIEKTADGGLKIGALARNADVAQDATVKEQYAVLSQALLAGASPQLRNMATTGGNLLQKTRCVYYRDTATGCNKREPGSGCSAIGGYNRMLAILGTSEHCIATNPSDQNVALMALDAVVHIEGVKGQRAVPIAEFYVVPGSTPQRETVLEPGDLVTHITLPKMPVGAKSVYLKLRDRASYEFALASAAIVIKQDASGKIEFIRVAMGGVGTKPWRSTEAEKALLGRAASSANFLTAAEAALRGAKPQSQNGFKVELAKRCLTHAMGQASQSA; encoded by the coding sequence ATGGAACTCTTCGAACTGGTGACGGCACAGACGATCCCGGACGCAGTGAAGGCTCAGGCGAAGTCCTCCACCGCGCAGAATGGTGCAGAGGTGCGATTCATCGCGGGCGGCACCAACCTGATTGACTACATGAAGCTGAACGTCGAGCGGCCGAATCGGCTGGTCGACATCAACGGTCTGCCGCTGGATCGGATCGAAAAGACTGCCGACGGCGGACTGAAGATTGGAGCTCTTGCACGGAACGCGGACGTGGCTCAGGATGCGACCGTGAAGGAGCAGTATGCGGTTCTATCGCAGGCGCTGCTGGCTGGTGCCTCGCCGCAGTTGCGCAACATGGCGACGACTGGAGGCAACCTGCTTCAGAAGACACGCTGCGTCTACTACAGGGATACGGCGACTGGATGTAACAAGCGGGAGCCGGGCTCTGGCTGCTCCGCGATCGGTGGCTACAACCGTATGCTTGCGATCCTGGGGACGAGCGAACACTGCATTGCGACTAATCCCTCCGACCAGAACGTCGCGCTGATGGCGCTCGATGCTGTGGTTCATATCGAGGGAGTGAAAGGCCAGCGGGCCGTGCCGATTGCGGAGTTCTACGTCGTTCCGGGATCTACCCCGCAGCGGGAGACTGTGTTGGAGCCGGGCGATCTGGTGACCCATATCACGCTTCCCAAGATGCCTGTTGGCGCAAAGAGCGTGTACTTGAAGCTGCGCGATCGTGCCTCCTATGAGTTCGCGCTGGCCTCGGCGGCGATTGTGATCAAGCAGGATGCAAGCGGCAAGATCGAATTCATTCGCGTCGCGATGGGTGGGGTTGGAACGAAGCCGTGGCGCTCTACAGAAGCTGAGAAAGCACTTCTTGGAAGGGCTGCAAGCTCCGCCAACTTCCTGACCGCAGCAGAGGCTGCGCTTCGTGGCGCAAAACCTCAGAGCCAGAACGGATTCAAAGTAGAGCTGGCAAAACGCTGCCTGACGCACGCGATGGGACAGGCGAGTCAAAGCGCCTAA
- a CDS encoding (2Fe-2S)-binding protein — protein MSRRSFLSHMGAAGVATAATAVTPLAVSAAIAETQERTAPQTQAIPGTMPVTLKVNGQTHSVQIDPRATLLDTLRETLHLTGTKKGCDHGQCGACTVHINGRRVNSCLTFAGMQQNVEITTIEGLGQPGHLHPMQAAFVEHDGFQCGYCTSGQIMSAVAMVKEPWGTGDSDVKEAMSGNICRCGAYPNIVAAVQAVRRMA, from the coding sequence TTGAGCCGCAGATCCTTTCTGTCCCACATGGGAGCCGCGGGTGTTGCTACGGCGGCGACAGCAGTCACTCCGCTAGCCGTCTCCGCTGCGATAGCCGAGACGCAGGAGCGAACAGCTCCTCAAACTCAGGCGATTCCCGGAACCATGCCGGTGACTCTCAAGGTGAACGGCCAGACGCATTCGGTTCAGATTGATCCACGTGCGACGCTGCTGGACACCTTGCGCGAGACGCTGCATCTGACCGGCACTAAAAAAGGTTGCGACCACGGGCAATGCGGCGCATGCACCGTGCATATCAATGGCCGGCGCGTGAACAGCTGCCTTACCTTTGCGGGCATGCAGCAAAACGTCGAGATCACCACCATCGAAGGCCTCGGCCAACCCGGCCACCTGCACCCCATGCAGGCTGCTTTTGTGGAGCACGACGGTTTTCAGTGCGGATATTGCACCTCCGGACAGATCATGTCCGCCGTCGCCATGGTGAAGGAGCCATGGGGTACAGGGGATAGCGATGTGAAGGAGGCAATGAGCGGCAACATCTGCCGCTGCGGAGCGTACCCCAACATCGTTGCAGCCGTCCAGGCAGTTCGACGAATGGCATAG
- a CDS encoding GNAT family N-acetyltransferase, which yields MFDLPESLFANPVWTALHTKHRHFAISAGEACRYPADVAPFAAVASPTEAALLQLHSLLVPGESVWIAAESYPHPTQLVFEQTLECLQMVLPAKIEPPAARVEIVPLSGREAPEMVALTDLAFPGFFRSRTCEMGSYFGVRSEGQLIAMGGERLKLDGPTESYPEISGICTHPDHRGKRYAENLIWHLVRRHRRDGAVSWLHVSAGNHRAIQLYLRMGFVEARRVLLHRISCKAKGMRPSEYVGRT from the coding sequence ATGTTCGATCTGCCCGAGAGTCTCTTCGCAAATCCAGTGTGGACCGCCCTCCACACGAAGCATCGCCACTTCGCGATTTCAGCCGGGGAAGCCTGCCGCTATCCTGCCGATGTCGCGCCCTTTGCCGCCGTTGCTTCGCCGACCGAAGCAGCGCTCCTGCAGCTTCACTCCCTTCTCGTGCCGGGCGAATCGGTCTGGATCGCGGCCGAAAGCTACCCCCATCCGACGCAACTCGTCTTCGAACAGACGCTCGAGTGTCTTCAGATGGTCCTTCCCGCGAAGATCGAGCCGCCTGCCGCAAGGGTCGAGATCGTCCCGCTTTCGGGCCGGGAGGCGCCCGAGATGGTAGCCCTCACCGACCTCGCATTTCCGGGTTTCTTTCGCAGCAGAACCTGCGAGATGGGCTCATACTTCGGGGTCCGGTCTGAAGGCCAACTTATCGCCATGGGGGGCGAGCGACTCAAACTCGACGGCCCGACGGAGAGCTATCCTGAGATCAGCGGAATCTGCACACACCCCGATCATCGCGGCAAGCGCTATGCCGAAAATCTCATCTGGCATCTTGTAAGAAGGCACCGTCGCGACGGAGCGGTCTCCTGGCTCCATGTCAGCGCCGGCAACCATCGCGCCATCCAGCTCTACCTTCGAATGGGATTCGTCGAGGCCCGCAGAGTCCTGCTCCATCGTATTTCGTGCAAGGCTAAAGGAATGAGACCATCAGAATATGTTGGAAGAACGTAA
- a CDS encoding Fe-S-containing protein has product MLQAFIITLREGVEASLIVGIVFAYLSKIGRPELKRTVFWALGSAIAASVAGAVVIARSQFNTDIFEGWVMLGAAAFVISMIWFMHKTARTMKGSIEEKISQYTRPAGVSKAGLFFFVFLLVLREGVETVLILSAVTLNSTELLSFTGTLLGIAVAVVFGVLFIRGSVKINLQRFFRVTTVILYFVAFQLIVSGLHELSENGVLPSSPTEMRLIGPIVRNDLFFFVTMLALAGLMMLLEYKRRTPAVLNANATPADKRRAEWTQRREKMWMTAVVATSFVFIFLSTAEFIYAKSSTALSPTAAVTLVGSQVTLPTADVNDDKLHRYGVHLDDGKGGNVEIRFLLFKKPDGNIVSVADACQICGPVGFYIGDQGITCKMCASPLNASSMGQKGGCNPIPLKSTVGGGQLIIEAADLRSLAPVFER; this is encoded by the coding sequence ATGTTGCAGGCATTTATCATCACGCTCCGCGAGGGGGTCGAAGCATCGCTGATCGTCGGCATCGTCTTCGCCTACCTGTCCAAGATCGGCCGGCCCGAGCTGAAGCGGACGGTCTTCTGGGCTCTCGGTTCGGCCATCGCTGCCAGCGTCGCAGGCGCAGTCGTGATCGCCCGGAGCCAGTTCAATACGGACATCTTCGAGGGTTGGGTGATGCTGGGCGCCGCCGCCTTCGTCATCAGCATGATCTGGTTCATGCACAAGACAGCCCGCACGATGAAGGGATCGATCGAGGAGAAGATCTCCCAGTACACCCGCCCGGCGGGCGTGTCGAAGGCGGGGCTGTTCTTCTTTGTGTTTCTTCTGGTCCTGCGCGAGGGCGTCGAGACGGTGTTGATTCTTTCGGCCGTCACCCTGAACTCGACCGAGTTGCTGAGCTTTACCGGAACGCTGTTGGGGATCGCAGTTGCCGTTGTGTTCGGAGTGCTGTTCATACGCGGCAGCGTGAAGATCAACCTGCAGCGATTCTTCCGCGTCACCACCGTCATACTTTACTTCGTGGCGTTCCAGCTGATCGTCAGCGGCCTGCATGAGCTGAGCGAAAATGGCGTGCTGCCGTCGAGCCCGACCGAGATGCGCTTGATCGGCCCCATCGTACGCAACGATCTCTTCTTCTTCGTCACGATGCTGGCGTTAGCCGGACTGATGATGCTGTTGGAGTACAAGCGCCGCACACCCGCCGTGCTAAACGCGAACGCGACCCCTGCCGACAAGCGGCGTGCCGAGTGGACCCAGCGCCGCGAGAAGATGTGGATGACCGCGGTCGTTGCGACGAGCTTCGTCTTCATCTTTCTCTCCACGGCTGAGTTTATCTACGCAAAGAGTTCCACCGCCCTCTCCCCCACGGCGGCGGTGACGCTGGTGGGTTCGCAGGTGACGCTGCCTACGGCTGATGTCAACGACGACAAGCTGCATCGCTACGGCGTGCACCTGGACGACGGCAAGGGCGGGAATGTAGAGATTCGATTTCTGCTCTTCAAGAAGCCCGACGGAAACATCGTCTCCGTCGCGGACGCGTGTCAGATCTGCGGGCCGGTTGGCTTCTACATCGGCGACCAGGGGATCACCTGCAAGATGTGCGCTTCGCCTTTGAACGCGTCTTCGATGGGACAGAAAGGCGGGTGCAATCCCATCCCGCTGAAGTCGACCGTGGGTGGTGGACAGCTGATCATTGAGGCTGCGGATCTTCGGTCGCTCGCTCCGGTCTTCGAACGATGA
- a CDS encoding ABC transporter permease, with the protein MFFRLLMESFRRQRRRKMLAGVAILLGTTAVTAMLALATTIGDRIHKELAVYGANIVVYPKADLLDVKVGGVDLKPASGGAYLKESDLAKLKTIFWANNITGVSPELPVQMAIAPKAGDPLVAVNAVGYWFDHDFNTLKTGAPALHPWWRIKGSWPAPQSSPDSRSVVVGTNLAKKLGLKIGDTLVMQGTQAAPSSRLTADIAGIVTTGGEDDNGLLLTLHDAQVLVGENDAVRRVEVSARTKPEDAFARVDPDSLPPKQREIWYCRPYANSIAYQIREAIPGAQAEQVRRVEQSEGNVLKRISGLMWLISAAALLAAGFAVSAAMATAILERRGEIGLMRSLGASKGSIALLFYAEAGLLALIAGTMGYLLGSGLAAWLGARIFAGDGGAAEAVLIPVLLPVVVALALVVAIAGSTPSIRTALRMEPSAILRADA; encoded by the coding sequence ATGTTCTTTCGCCTCCTCATGGAGAGCTTTCGCAGGCAGCGCCGCCGAAAGATGCTGGCCGGCGTAGCTATCCTGCTTGGGACTACCGCCGTGACGGCGATGCTCGCGCTCGCGACTACGATTGGCGATCGAATCCATAAAGAGCTGGCTGTCTATGGAGCCAACATCGTTGTCTATCCGAAGGCCGACCTGCTCGATGTGAAGGTGGGTGGGGTGGATCTGAAGCCCGCTTCGGGTGGGGCTTATTTGAAGGAGAGCGACCTCGCCAAGCTGAAGACCATCTTCTGGGCGAACAACATCACTGGCGTCTCGCCGGAGTTGCCCGTGCAGATGGCGATTGCACCGAAGGCGGGCGATCCGCTCGTTGCCGTAAATGCGGTCGGATATTGGTTCGATCACGACTTCAATACTTTGAAGACCGGAGCACCGGCCCTGCATCCGTGGTGGCGTATCAAAGGATCATGGCCTGCGCCACAGAGCAGTCCGGATAGCAGGAGCGTCGTGGTTGGGACGAATCTTGCGAAGAAGCTTGGCCTCAAGATCGGCGACACCTTAGTCATGCAGGGAACGCAGGCTGCGCCCTCTTCGCGATTGACCGCAGACATTGCCGGAATCGTCACGACGGGCGGCGAAGATGACAATGGCCTTCTGCTTACACTCCACGACGCGCAAGTCCTCGTGGGCGAAAACGATGCCGTACGACGTGTCGAGGTAAGCGCCCGGACCAAGCCCGAGGATGCCTTTGCGCGGGTCGATCCCGACTCCCTGCCCCCGAAGCAGCGGGAGATCTGGTACTGCAGGCCGTATGCGAACTCGATTGCTTATCAGATTCGCGAGGCGATTCCTGGAGCGCAGGCGGAACAGGTTCGGCGAGTGGAGCAGAGCGAAGGCAATGTGCTGAAGCGAATCAGCGGGCTGATGTGGTTGATCAGCGCTGCGGCGCTGCTGGCTGCGGGGTTTGCGGTGAGCGCTGCGATGGCGACTGCGATTCTTGAGCGGCGTGGAGAGATTGGGTTGATGCGTTCGCTGGGTGCGAGTAAAGGCTCGATTGCTCTGCTGTTCTATGCAGAGGCAGGTCTGCTCGCGCTGATCGCGGGAACGATGGGCTATCTGCTTGGTTCGGGACTTGCAGCGTGGCTTGGTGCGAGGATCTTTGCCGGTGACGGAGGGGCCGCAGAGGCTGTGTTGATCCCGGTCCTGCTGCCGGTTGTCGTCGCGCTGGCGCTGGTGGTCGCGATTGCGGGAAGTACGCCGTCGATCCGGACGGCTCTGCGCATGGAGCCTTCGGCGATCCTGAGGGCGGATGCCTGA